GCTTCTTCACATCATTTCGCAGCGAGCGCCTTCTTAACGTCCGACTCGACCCGGGTACCCTTGAAGAAATCCGGGTTCATCCCGCACCACAACTCGACCGGATTAGTGAAGACAAAGTCCCGGAAGTCTTCCTGCGTGATCAGGCCGTGCTCGACCAGTTCGTAGGCTTCCTCGGTAACTTCGGTCATATCCGGCACGTCCCAATGGCCGATGTCGGAGCTGAAGATCGCCCGCAAGCGGGCGCCGAACGGGTTTCGCTTGGCGTCGAACGCAGACGCGTTGCCCGGATCGTCCGCTTCGCACCCGAAATAGAAGTTCTTCACGAACAGATCCCGAATGTCTTCGGCTCGCTCGATACCGCATCGCCACCAATCGTCGATAGTCTTCGGATCTTCGGTGGTTCCGGCGAGCAGTCCAGTGCTGTTGGCCATATTATCGAGCTTGCCCTTGACCATGTCGCCGCCGTAACGCTCATAGAGCGACAGCAGCATCTCGCGATCGAGGTTGGCCGGGTTGTAGTTCTCCATCGCCTTGCCGTTGCGCTTCACCCAATGGCCGACGAGATCGCTGTAGAGGCTCGCGCCCCACGCCGTTCCGCCTTCGAGGAACGCGAACTTCAAGGTCGGAAATCTGCGCGTCACGCCGCCGAAAAACAGCGCCTTGCAGAGCGACTCGCCGGCCGCGCCGAAGTGGCCGATATGGTTGAACATGTAGTTCGAGATCGAGGTCCTGCTGCCCCATCCCATCCCGCCGGAGTGGAAGGTCGGCGCGATTTTCAGCTCGACGCACTTGGCCCACACCGGGTCGTAATCGTAGTCGCCGTCGAAGCACAGATTGTCGAACCAGCGTGCGGGACGTCCGCCAGTGCCGGCAGGCTGCGCGCCAGGCATCGGACGCATCACGTGGCCAGGCATCATCACGGCCTTCATCCCGAGTTTGCCGACGGCGAATTCGAGTTCCTCGATCGCTTCTTGCGGCGTGTGCATCGGGATTACCGCGACCGGGGTCATCCGGTCGGCATACTCGCGGAAAATGTCGGAGTGAAACAAATTGAAGGCCCGGCTGACACCGCGACGGGTCTCTTCGTCGTCCATGTGCGGCGCGAACAGGCCAGCGGTCGGGTACAGCACCGTGAAGTCCAGGCCGATATCGTCGAGCCGCTCGTGCAACAATTTCGGCATGCTCGAGGTCGCGCGATCGAGCGTGTTTTTGGTCGGCAATGCCCACCACGGCGGTCTCGTCGTGCGCAGTTCGCGGCGCTGCTCGGGGCTCTGCCGATACCAGGCGAACAGTCCGCCCTGGAGCGCGTCATGGTAGCGTTTGACCATCGCGTCGCCGCCGACTTTTTTGATGTAGTCGAGCAGCGCGGGCTCGAATTCCACCGTGTGGCCATCGGAATCGATCACCGGATGATCGAGTTTTTCGCGGACGGCTCGCGACTTGGAGATACCGTTATTCGACATTGTTGGTGACCTCTGATTCAGGGTGTTTGTGGACGGTACGCGAATCGCTTATCTGGTACCACGGATTGCAACCGGTGGTCAATGAAGGCCGTCACCGGCGCCGACCTCTGGTAGTTTTGGTCTCCGCGCGCGCATATCCCTGCGAAGGCCGCGATGCCGGCGCGACGATCCGCGTCACGCCGGCATCGACAGCTTCACTATGCTGCAGATAGCTTGCGCACCTGGGATTCGACCACCGTGCCTTTGAAAAAGTCGGAATTCATCTCGGTCCACAAGCGGGCCGGATTGACGAACATGAAGTCGCGCAAATCCTCTTCGCTCATGACTTTATGCTCGACCAGTTCGTAGGCCTCCTCGACCACCTCGGTCATATCCGGCACGTCCCAGTGCCCGATGTCCGAACTGAAGATGGCGTTGAGCCTGGCCCCGAACGGATTGATGCGAGTGTTGAAGGCCGAGGCGTTCATTGGGTCGTCGGCCTCACAGCCGAAGTAAAAACTCGGTACAAAGAGATCGCGAATGTCCTCGCGCTTCTCGATTCCGCATCGCCTCCAATCGTCGAGCGTCGCCGGGTCTTCCTTGCTTCCCGCCAGAATCCCGTTCTGCGTAATCCCGTCAATTTTGCCCTTGACCATATCGCCGCCGTACTGCTCATAGAGCGACAGCAGCAACTCGCGGTCGAGGTTGGCCGGATCATAGTTCGACATCGCCTTGCCGTTGCGCTTCTCCCAATGGCCGATCATGTCGGCGTAGAGCGAAGCGGCCCAGCCGACTCCACACTCGAGGAAGGCGAACCTGAGGGTCGGGAAACGGCGCGTTACTCCGCCGAAGAACATCGCCTTGCACAGCGCCTCGCCCGCCGCCGCGAAGTGCCCGATGTGATTGTACATATAAGTCGAGGGCGAGGTGCGGCTGCCCCAGCCCATGCCCGCGGAATGGAAGGTCGGCGAGACCCCCAGTTCGACGCACTTTGCCCACACCGGATCGTAGTCGTGGTCACTGTCCAGACAGAGATTGTCCAGCCAGTACGCATAGCGCGCCGCGTCGGGTGCGGTGCGGACGACTTCTGGAATCGGCCGAATCACGTGGCCCGCCAACATCACCGCTTTGAAGCCCAACTGCTTGACCGCGAATTCGAGTTCCTCGGTTGCTTCCTGCGGCGTATGCATCGGGATGACCGCGACCGGAATCATGCGGTCGGCGTATTCGCGAAAGATGTCCGCGTGAAACATGTTGAACGCCCGGCAGGCGGCCTTCCGCACCTCTTCATCATCGATATGCGGGGCGGCCAGCCCGAGGCTGGGGTAAAGCACGGTTACATCCAGACCGATCTCGTCCAGCCGTTCGTGCAGCAGCTTCGGCAGCGTCGAGGTTGCGCGGTCGAGCGTGTTCTTGGTTGGCAATCCCCACCAGGGCGAGCGCGTTGCGCGCTGGGCAACGCGTTGCTCGGGCGAGAGGCGACTCGAGCCAAACAACGCGCCGAGGCCGGCGTTCATTCCAGCGCTCCAGTGCGTCTTGTAGTGCTCGACCATCCTGCTCCCGCCCACCTTGGCCAGGTATTCCATCACCGCCGGCTCGAATTCGACCGTGTGTCCGTCAGAATCGATCACGGGATGGCCGAGCTTCGCGTGCACGGCCGCGGATTTGGATGTTTTCGCGGTAGCCATAGTTTAACTCTCCTTGTTCGGATGCGTGTGCGTTTTTATTCCTGCATCAAATGTTCGCGCAGGGTTGTTCCTTCGTAATCGGTGCGAAAGCGGCCGCGCTTTTGCAGAATCGGCACCACCATCTCGACGAATTCCTCGAGGCATCCCGGCAGGTAGTGAGTGATCAACATGAAGCCGTCGCCGCCTACTTCATCGAAGATGTCCTCGAGCTGATTGGCCACCTGCAGCGGCGTACCGACGATCTTCGGCCCGATTCCGCTGCCGTAGAATTGGGCGGCCTCACCGACCGTCACCGAGCGGCCGATATTTTCCTTCATCAGCATTTTGGCCAAGCCTTGAATGCCAAGCCCATGACTCAGCGCCTGCAACAGACCTTCGCCGTTCTCCGCCCCGAATTCCTCGAGGGGGGTGTCCAGCGGCACACGCGACAGGTCATACCCGATATGCGTGGATAGCTGCGTGAGACCGCCCAGTTGTGGGACCGCTTCGATCAGCGCCCGCTCCTTGGCCTTTGCCGCATCCTCGGTCTCTCCCACAATCGGCATCAGTCCCCACAGCACCTTTACATCGCCGGAGCTGCGACCGTATTTTTTCGCGCGCGCCTTCACATCATCGTAAACCCGCTTCATCGCCGCGGGAGTTTGATGAACCGCGAATACCGCCTCCGCGTGCCGGGCGGCGAATTCCAGCCCCCGGTCTGACTGTCCGGCCTGAATGATCACCGGATGACCCTGTGGCGACCATGGAACCTGCGCCGGTCCGGTGACCTTGAAATACTTTCCTTCATGATTGACCGGATGCACCTTGGCGGGGTCGGCGTAGATTCCCGATTCACGGTCCATCACCACCGCGTCAGGCTCCCAGCTCGACCACATCTTGCGAAGAACATCTAGGTACTCATCCGCCCGATCATAGCGCTCATCGTGGGTGTATTGTTTTAGTGCGTTCTCCAGCGGCGAAGTTACGACGTTCCAGCCCACTCGCCCCTCGGTAAGATGGTCAAGCGTCGAGAGCAGACGGGCAAGATACTGCGGCGGCAGGTAAGCCGTGGAAATCGTAGCGGCGAGCCCGAGTCGTTGCGTCACCGGCGCCAGCATCGACACCAGCGGCACCGCGTCATGGGTCGGGCACTGCACGCCGTAGCGGATGGTGGTCTCGATCGAATGGCCGTAGCGGTCCGAGACGCCGACGCCGTCGGCCATGAACAGCATGTCGAGCTTGCCTCGTTCCAGAATCCGCGCGATATCTATCCAAAACGCGGGACGCGCGTAGTTGTATCCGACCAGCGAGCGGGGCAGGCGCCACGACCCGACCGAATGATGCATCGGACAGTTAAGCAGGATCACCGCAAAGTGCATCTTTTTCGACATAGATTTTCCTAGCTGTCCTGTAGCAGATGCTCGCGCTGCGTCTTGCCCGCGTAGTCGCTGCGGAACAGGCCTCTACGCTGCAACACCGGCACGACCATATCGACGAATTCCTCGATCGCGCCCGGAGTGTAGATCGGGCTGAGCATGAAGCCGTCGCCTCCGGCCGCTTGATAGTACGCTTCCAGTTGATCGACTACCTGCTCCGGGTTGCCGACTATCTGCGGCAGGCTAACGCTCTGACCGTGCATCTGGGCCACGTCGCGGACGGTGAGCTGCTTATTGGCCACCTTGCTGTATGTCTTGGCCAGTCCCTGGATTGCGAACTCCGGCGAATGCTCCATCACCTGGTCGAGGTCGCGGCGTGAAAAGTCATAATCGAGATGGCCCGACAGAATCGTAAGTCCCGCCTCGACCGGCACCAGGCTGTTATGAAAGGCCTGCTTCTCGCGGGCCTCTTCCGCGGTGCGTCCGACGATCGGCTGCACGCCGAATAGAATCTTGCAGTGATCGGGATTGCGCCCGGCGTTCTCCATCCGTCCCTTGACGTCCGCGTAGTACTCGCGCGCTCCGTCGGCAAAGGGCTGCACGGCGAAAATCGCCTCGGCATACTTCGCGGCGAATGCCCGGCCGGAGGACGACGCGCCGGCCTGAATAATCGCCGGACCGTTCTGCGGCGAGCGCGTGACCGTCAACGGTCCCCGCGACTTGAAGAAGCGGCCTTCGTGCTCGATACGACGAACCTTGGCAGGATCCGCGAACACCCCGCGCTCGCGATCCATCACCACCGCATCCTTGTCCCAGCTATTCCACAGCTTGATGCAGACCTCCATGAATTCTTCGGCGCGCTCATAGCGGAGGTTGTGCTCCATAAGTTCGGCCCCATAGTTCGCCGACTCGTTGTGATTGATCGAGGTTACGATGTTCCACGCGGCGCGCCCGCGGGTGAGGTGATCAAGAGTGGCCCACAGGCGCGCGACGTAGAATGGCTGCTGATGGCTGATCGAGAAAGTTCCGCCAAGACCGATCGTCGAAGTTACTGCGCCGAGCCACGAAAGTAATGGAATAGGATCGTGTGCGGGCGCCTGAGTCGCATAGCGAATCGCAGGCTCGAGCGAACCTGTGTAGGTGTCCGATATGAAACTCACGTCCGCGAAGAACACCATGTCGAACTTGCCGCGCTCGCAGACCTGGGCAATGTGCTGGTATAGCTCGGGACGGTCCCAGCTCAAGCTGGAATAGGCGGTGCGCGGATGACGCCACATCGCGAGGCTGTGATAGGTCGGGCTATGCATCAGGAACTGCGCAAGATGCATCTTCTTGTTGTTCCGCATAGTTCCCGTTCCTCCAGCCGTGAGGCGTCGTTAGCGTTCTCCTTCAATTCCTGTGGCGCGGCAATTCACTCTTCAAAGGCGTAATCCCGCAAGGTGTCGCCGCGATACTCCTTGCGAAAGACGCCGCGGCGTTGGAGTTCCGGGATAAGCAGGCGGACCAGATCCTCGTAATAGTCCGGCGCATAGTAGGGAGGACTCACCTGGAAGCCGTCGCCGCCCATGTGATCAAGCATCTCCTCCATCTGGTCGGCCACCTGAACGGGCGTTCCGACCAGATGCGGCATCATGCCGCGCCCGTAGATTTGCGCAGCTTCGCGCAGCGTCACGGGCTCCGCGCGCTTGAAGGACTCGACGATGCCCTGGATGGCGCCGCCCTCGATATCGTTAACCAGCGTGTCGAGGCTGTATCGCGTCAGATCCATGTCGAAGTGCGACGACATCAGATGCAAGCCGACTTGGGGCGGGATGCGGTCGAGCACGGACTGTTCGATCGCCTGCGCTTCAGCTGCAGTTTCGGCGACGATCGGTTGGGCGCCCCAGATGATCTTGATCTTCGAGGGGTCGCGCCCGTGTTTCAGTGCGCGCTGTGCGAGGTCGTCGGTGAACCATCGGCCGCCCGCGCCAAAAACGCATTCTGCATGCTGGGCCGCGAACTCGCGCCCGCGCTCAGAGGCGCCTGCCTGGATCAGCAACGGCCGGCCTTGCGGCGACGGAATCACGTCGAGCGGCCCTTGGCAGTTGAACCATTTGCCGCGGAAATTGATGCGATGGACTTTGGCCGGATCGGCAAAGACGCCGTTCTCCATGTCCATCTTCAGCGCGTCAGGCTCCCAGCTATCCCACAGCCGGTAGCACACCTCCATGAATTCGTCGGCCCGGTCGTAGCGCTCGTCGTGCGGGATCATCTTGTCGAGGCTGAAGTTGCGCGCCTCGCCATTGCTGAACGAGGTGACGATATTCCAGCCGATCCGCCCATTGGTAATGTGGTCGAGCGTGGACAACTTCCGCGCCAGCATGAACGGCGCATAGAACGTGGTCGACATCGTCACCGCAAAGCCGAGCTTCTGCGTGAAGCCCGCGAGATAGGAAATGAGCAGCAGCGGATCGTGAACGGGGAACTGGACCGCGTAACGGACGCTCGCCTCGTTGCCGCCGCCCCAGCCGTCGGCAAAGAACAGCATGTCGAACTTGCCGCGCTCCAGCGTCTGCGCGATCGAGCGCCAATACTCGTTCTGATGCCAGTGCCAGCGGATCTTTTCGCGTGGATAAATCCACGACATCATCGTGTGAGGTGCCGGAGCGTAGAGCACAAAGCCAGTCAGATGCATCTTCTTCTTCGCCATCGGCTGTTTCCTCTTGTGCGCCGGTCCAATCAGTACGGTCAAAATCGGAATCGCGCCTAGCTATCCGCTCGCGGTACTGAACTGTTCAGGGCGGTACCACAGATTAATCTCGATGGTCAAACTGGCGGAGGCGCGCGCCGCGCGGACGGCTCCACGAAAACCAGCAGGCTCGCGCTATTGAGATTCAGTCAGGACAGGCGGCGCGCGGCCACCGATGGCTAAGTTGAGTTTCGGCCAGGCTGGCGGCCGCGCCGATTGTCGCTGCTTCTTGAGACGGCCGCGCCAGGCTCGAACGTCGCCGGCGCGGCCGCGTCTCTCGACCGCGCGCTCGGCGGAGGTTCCCCCGCGCCTGCCGAACGGATCGCGTCACCTACCGGATCCAGATTCTGACCCGGCAACAACCCGTGGTAGAGCAAGCGTGAGAGTTCTTCGTAGGACTCGGCGAGTGTGAGTCCGAGCTTGCGCTGGAAATCCGGATCGATGAGGCGGCCTGCGGCCATCAAGATCAGTTCCGCAACCAGCTTTGGGCTTATGTCGTTGAACACCTCGGCCTCGATCCCGTCGCGAATCATCTTTTCGAGGCGATCGAAGGTTTGGCGCTGAAGTTGTTCTAAAAGACGCATTCCGGGAGGAAAAATCGCAATGTCGCGCAGAAATCTCGCGCTCGCCGGCCGCGATGTTTCCACGATCGCATTCATATAATGCGTCAGTGTGGCGCTTCGATTGGAGGTGTCTTTCGCGATCTTGGCAAGGTACTCGTCCGTCCTGTTCAGCACCCGGTCGATCACTAATTGCAGCAATCGCTCCTGGGTCGGCGCGAGAGAATAAAGTGCCCGCTTCGAGCATCCAAGGCGCCGTGCCAGGGTGGCCGTGTCGAAATGAAGAAAGCCTTCGCCCACGACAATGTGCTCGAGCTCTGCCAGAATGTGGCGGAGCCGTGGCGAGAGTTTTTCTTCGTTAACGTGGTTGCGTTGCGGCATCGGAAATCAATTATCCCGGTCGGGGGCTGCAAGCAATCCCTCCTCGTGCCAGTTTGACAATGCCTGCCCAGCTATGGTACCAGCCGACCTATTGGGGTACCGTCAGGGTAGGGTTTTCAAAACGTCGGGAAGCAAAACGGGACGAAATCACTTTGAGCTGAAAGAAAAGCCTCCGCGCGGCCGACACCGGTCGCCCGCGGCCAGTTGAAACTGACGGGCCGATCGCCTCCGCCCGCTCCGGTCCAAGCAAGAAAAAGAGGAGAAGTTCTGATGGGCACCAGCATTCGTACAACCGGCTCACCCTCCAAGTCGGCGCTTTCCAAGTCGGCGCAGGTTCGCGCGCGCCTCAAGCATCCGGTGATCGATTCCGATGGCCATACGGTAGAATTCCAGCCTGCGCTGCGCGATTACATCGCTCGGATTGGCGGCCCCAAGCTCGCCGAGCGATACCGCAGCGACGGCGCCAACTGGTACCGGATGACCGCCGAACAGCGGCGCGCGGAACGTCCGCTCAGGCCGCCCTGGTGGGCGCTGCCGACCAAAAACACGCTCGACCGCGCAACCGGCACCTTCCCCAAGTTACAGTACGAGCGGCTCGATGAAACCGGAATCGACTTCGCGGTGCTGTATCCGACCGCGGGGCTGGGTGCGCCGCACATTCGTGACGAGGAACTGCGGCGCGCATCTTGCCGTGCGTTCAACACCTTCAATGCCGATATTTTCCGCGACTATGCGGATCGTCTGACGCCGGCTGCGGTAATCCCGATGCATACGCCGACGGAAGCGATCGAAGAACTCGAATACGCGGTCAAGACGCTGGGGCTCAAGGTGATCATGATGGCGGGACACGTACGCCGTCCGATCCCGGCGATAGCCGAATCGGTCGCGAATCCCACCCGCTACGCCTACTGGCTGGATCTGTTCGGGCTCGACAGCGAGTACGATTACGACCCGGTGTGGGCCAAATGCGTTGAACTCGGGGTGGCGCCGAGCTTCCATTCCGGCGGCATGGGCTGGGGCAGCCGCTCGTCGATCTCGAACTACATGTTCAACCATATCGGCCATTTCGCCGCGGCTGGCGAGGCGACCTGCAAGGCGCTGTTTTTCGGCGGAGTGACGCGGCGCTTCCCGAAGCTGAAATTCGCCTTCCTCGAATGCGGCGTCGGCTGGGCGGCGAACCTGTACGCCGACCTGATCGGTCATTGGGTGAAGCGCAATCGGAAGGGGATGGAAAACTACGACCCCGCCAATCTGAATCGAGAAATGTTCTATGACCTGGCGCGCCGCTACGGAGGCAAGTTGGTCGAGGGCAAGCTCGAGCGGCTGGGCGAGGGATGGGGTCTGAACGGCACTAGGGAAGATCCCGAGGCGCTGGACGACTGGTCGCGCTGCGGAATCGAAAAGCCCGAGGACATTCGCGATCTGTTTGTGCGGAATTTCTATTTTGGATGCGAGGCTGACGATCCGATCAATGCAATGGCCTTCGACTCTAAAAAACTTCCATTGAAAGCAAAGCTGAACGCGATCTTCAGTTCCGACATGGGCCACTGGGACGTGCCCGACATCACCGAGATTACAGAGGAAGCCTACGAGATGGTCGAACACGGTCTCGTTTCCAAACACGACTTTCGCGATTTCGTGTTTGCGAATCCGGCGCGGCTATGGGCCGGCATGAATCCGGACTTTTTCAAAGGCACGCGGGTCGAGGAAAGCGTCAAGCAGCTGATGGCCGACCAGGACTGAGTGTGATGCGACGCGGACGCGGAGGCTCTTTGTGAAAACCAACGGCAAAAGCAAGTCAGCCGAGATTCGGGCGCGGCTGGGGCATCCGGTGATCGATTCCGACGGGCACATGGTCGAATACGTGCCGGCATTTTTTGAATATCTGAAAAAGATCGGCGGCGATTCGGTCGTCCGGCGCTATCGCGAGGCCGGATTCGGCTTCGGCTGCACCGCGGATTGGTATCGATTATCGCCCGCAGAGCGGACGCGCCAACATGCGGTCCGCCCTCCCTGGTGGGCGTTGCCGACCAGCAATACGCTGGACCGCGCGACCTCGACCCTGCCCCGGCTGTTGCACGAGCGGCTCGACGAGATGGGGATCGATTTCACCGTGCTTTATCCGAGTCTCGGTCTCGACGCGCCCTACCTCGCTGACGATGAGGTTCGTCAGGCGGCCTGTCGTGCGCTGAACACGATGTACGCGGAGCTGTTCGCCGAGTTTTCAGATCGCATGACGCCCGCCGGCATCATTCCGATGAACACTCCGGGAGAAGCGATCGCAGAACTCGAGTACGCGACCAAGACCTTGGGACTCAAGGCGTTCATGATGGCGACGCACGCCATCCGGCCGGTGCCGCTGGTTAACGAGAAGGCGCCCGAGTTGAGCCGCTATGCGCGCTATATCGACAATTTTTGCATCGACAGCGCCTACGACTACGATCCGGTGTGGGCGAAGTGCATCGAGCTGCGAGTCGCGCCGGGCTTTCACTCGTCGGGCATGGGCTGGGGCAGCCGAACCACGTCGAACTACATGTTCAATCACATCGGCCACTTCGCCTCCGCATGCGAGGCGCTCTGCAAGGGCGCTTTCATCAGCGGCGTCACGCGCCGTTTTCCGAAGCTCCGGCTGGCGTTCCTCGAATGCGGTGTTTGGTGGGCGTGCGCGCTGTACGGCGACCTGATCGGGCGGTGGGAGAAGCGCAGCGGGGAACAGATTCACAATTACAATCCCGCCAGCCTGAACCGTGAACTCTATGCCGACCTGTTCCGCCGCTACGGAGGCAGGCTCGCGACGGCGGAAATGATGGCGCAACTGCCGAGCGTGCTCGAAGGCTCCGATCATCATCCCGAGCAACTCGACGATTTGGCCGCCTGCCGAATATCGAAGAAGGAGGACATCCGCGACTTGTTCGTTCCCAACTTCTACTTCGGCTGCGAGGCCGACGATCCGACCAACGCGTTCGCTTTCGACCGAAAGTGCAACCCGATGGGTGCCCGGCTCAATGCGATTTTCAGTTCCGACATCGGTCACTGGGACGTTCCCGACATGCGCGAAGTCGTTGAGGAGGCGTACGAACTAGTAGAACACGAAGTCATGAACGAGGACGACTTTCGCGACTTCGTATTCGGCAATCCGGCGCGGCTGTTTACCGAGGCAAATCCGGATTTTTTCAAGGGCACGCGGGTCGAAGACGCGGTAAAGAAATTCCTCGGCAGCGAGTCATAAGCGCCGTCGATGGGTTCGATCGGACTACGCGGTAGGCGGGTTGAGATCACGCGAGGTCCCTTCGATCCGGGCGGACAGCCGCGGGTCGAAAGTGAGAATCCCCTGTTGCTCGGCCTGTTCGCGTGGAACCTGACCGGAGGATGCACGATCTCCAAGGCGGTGCTCGCCGATCCGGATCGCTACCAGAACTTCTGGCATTGGGATTCGGCGCGGCGGCTGGTCGGCATGGCCGACGATATGGGGCTCGAATTCCAGGTGCCTTTCGGACGCTGGCTCGGGCATGGCGGCGCGACCCGCTTCAACGAGGATCAGCTCGATTTCGTCAGCACCGCGGCGGCGCTGTCCCAAGTAACCAAAAGGATCATGCTGTTTTCGACCGCGCATGTCACCTA
Above is a genomic segment from Candidatus Binatus sp. containing:
- a CDS encoding LLM class flavin-dependent oxidoreductase, producing the protein MSKKMHFAVILLNCPMHHSVGSWRLPRSLVGYNYARPAFWIDIARILERGKLDMLFMADGVGVSDRYGHSIETTIRYGVQCPTHDAVPLVSMLAPVTQRLGLAATISTAYLPPQYLARLLSTLDHLTEGRVGWNVVTSPLENALKQYTHDERYDRADEYLDVLRKMWSSWEPDAVVMDRESGIYADPAKVHPVNHEGKYFKVTGPAQVPWSPQGHPVIIQAGQSDRGLEFAARHAEAVFAVHQTPAAMKRVYDDVKARAKKYGRSSGDVKVLWGLMPIVGETEDAAKAKERALIEAVPQLGGLTQLSTHIGYDLSRVPLDTPLEEFGAENGEGLLQALSHGLGIQGLAKMLMKENIGRSVTVGEAAQFYGSGIGPKIVGTPLQVANQLEDIFDEVGGDGFMLITHYLPGCLEEFVEMVVPILQKRGRFRTDYEGTTLREHLMQE
- a CDS encoding amidohydrolase family protein, with amino-acid sequence MKTNGKSKSAEIRARLGHPVIDSDGHMVEYVPAFFEYLKKIGGDSVVRRYREAGFGFGCTADWYRLSPAERTRQHAVRPPWWALPTSNTLDRATSTLPRLLHERLDEMGIDFTVLYPSLGLDAPYLADDEVRQAACRALNTMYAELFAEFSDRMTPAGIIPMNTPGEAIAELEYATKTLGLKAFMMATHAIRPVPLVNEKAPELSRYARYIDNFCIDSAYDYDPVWAKCIELRVAPGFHSSGMGWGSRTTSNYMFNHIGHFASACEALCKGAFISGVTRRFPKLRLAFLECGVWWACALYGDLIGRWEKRSGEQIHNYNPASLNRELYADLFRRYGGRLATAEMMAQLPSVLEGSDHHPEQLDDLAACRISKKEDIRDLFVPNFYFGCEADDPTNAFAFDRKCNPMGARLNAIFSSDIGHWDVPDMREVVEEAYELVEHEVMNEDDFRDFVFGNPARLFTEANPDFFKGTRVEDAVKKFLGSES
- a CDS encoding amidohydrolase family protein; amino-acid sequence: MATAKTSKSAAVHAKLGHPVIDSDGHTVEFEPAVMEYLAKVGGSRMVEHYKTHWSAGMNAGLGALFGSSRLSPEQRVAQRATRSPWWGLPTKNTLDRATSTLPKLLHERLDEIGLDVTVLYPSLGLAAPHIDDEEVRKAACRAFNMFHADIFREYADRMIPVAVIPMHTPQEATEELEFAVKQLGFKAVMLAGHVIRPIPEVVRTAPDAARYAYWLDNLCLDSDHDYDPVWAKCVELGVSPTFHSAGMGWGSRTSPSTYMYNHIGHFAAAGEALCKAMFFGGVTRRFPTLRFAFLECGVGWAASLYADMIGHWEKRNGKAMSNYDPANLDRELLLSLYEQYGGDMVKGKIDGITQNGILAGSKEDPATLDDWRRCGIEKREDIRDLFVPSFYFGCEADDPMNASAFNTRINPFGARLNAIFSSDIGHWDVPDMTEVVEEAYELVEHKVMSEEDLRDFMFVNPARLWTEMNSDFFKGTVVESQVRKLSAA
- a CDS encoding LLM class flavin-dependent oxidoreductase, which encodes MAKKKMHLTGFVLYAPAPHTMMSWIYPREKIRWHWHQNEYWRSIAQTLERGKFDMLFFADGWGGGNEASVRYAVQFPVHDPLLLISYLAGFTQKLGFAVTMSTTFYAPFMLARKLSTLDHITNGRIGWNIVTSFSNGEARNFSLDKMIPHDERYDRADEFMEVCYRLWDSWEPDALKMDMENGVFADPAKVHRINFRGKWFNCQGPLDVIPSPQGRPLLIQAGASERGREFAAQHAECVFGAGGRWFTDDLAQRALKHGRDPSKIKIIWGAQPIVAETAAEAQAIEQSVLDRIPPQVGLHLMSSHFDMDLTRYSLDTLVNDIEGGAIQGIVESFKRAEPVTLREAAQIYGRGMMPHLVGTPVQVADQMEEMLDHMGGDGFQVSPPYYAPDYYEDLVRLLIPELQRRGVFRKEYRGDTLRDYAFEE
- a CDS encoding amidohydrolase family protein — protein: MGTSIRTTGSPSKSALSKSAQVRARLKHPVIDSDGHTVEFQPALRDYIARIGGPKLAERYRSDGANWYRMTAEQRRAERPLRPPWWALPTKNTLDRATGTFPKLQYERLDETGIDFAVLYPTAGLGAPHIRDEELRRASCRAFNTFNADIFRDYADRLTPAAVIPMHTPTEAIEELEYAVKTLGLKVIMMAGHVRRPIPAIAESVANPTRYAYWLDLFGLDSEYDYDPVWAKCVELGVAPSFHSGGMGWGSRSSISNYMFNHIGHFAAAGEATCKALFFGGVTRRFPKLKFAFLECGVGWAANLYADLIGHWVKRNRKGMENYDPANLNREMFYDLARRYGGKLVEGKLERLGEGWGLNGTREDPEALDDWSRCGIEKPEDIRDLFVRNFYFGCEADDPINAMAFDSKKLPLKAKLNAIFSSDMGHWDVPDITEITEEAYEMVEHGLVSKHDFRDFVFANPARLWAGMNPDFFKGTRVEESVKQLMADQD
- a CDS encoding TetR/AcrR family transcriptional regulator; its protein translation is MPQRNHVNEEKLSPRLRHILAELEHIVVGEGFLHFDTATLARRLGCSKRALYSLAPTQERLLQLVIDRVLNRTDEYLAKIAKDTSNRSATLTHYMNAIVETSRPASARFLRDIAIFPPGMRLLEQLQRQTFDRLEKMIRDGIEAEVFNDISPKLVAELILMAAGRLIDPDFQRKLGLTLAESYEELSRLLYHGLLPGQNLDPVGDAIRSAGAGEPPPSARSRDAAAPATFEPGAAVSRSSDNRRGRQPGRNST
- a CDS encoding LLM class flavin-dependent oxidoreductase — its product is MRNNKKMHLAQFLMHSPTYHSLAMWRHPRTAYSSLSWDRPELYQHIAQVCERGKFDMVFFADVSFISDTYTGSLEPAIRYATQAPAHDPIPLLSWLGAVTSTIGLGGTFSISHQQPFYVARLWATLDHLTRGRAAWNIVTSINHNESANYGAELMEHNLRYERAEEFMEVCIKLWNSWDKDAVVMDRERGVFADPAKVRRIEHEGRFFKSRGPLTVTRSPQNGPAIIQAGASSSGRAFAAKYAEAIFAVQPFADGAREYYADVKGRMENAGRNPDHCKILFGVQPIVGRTAEEAREKQAFHNSLVPVEAGLTILSGHLDYDFSRRDLDQVMEHSPEFAIQGLAKTYSKVANKQLTVRDVAQMHGQSVSLPQIVGNPEQVVDQLEAYYQAAGGDGFMLSPIYTPGAIEEFVDMVVPVLQRRGLFRSDYAGKTQREHLLQDS
- a CDS encoding amidohydrolase family protein; this encodes MSNNGISKSRAVREKLDHPVIDSDGHTVEFEPALLDYIKKVGGDAMVKRYHDALQGGLFAWYRQSPEQRRELRTTRPPWWALPTKNTLDRATSSMPKLLHERLDDIGLDFTVLYPTAGLFAPHMDDEETRRGVSRAFNLFHSDIFREYADRMTPVAVIPMHTPQEAIEELEFAVGKLGMKAVMMPGHVMRPMPGAQPAGTGGRPARWFDNLCFDGDYDYDPVWAKCVELKIAPTFHSGGMGWGSRTSISNYMFNHIGHFGAAGESLCKALFFGGVTRRFPTLKFAFLEGGTAWGASLYSDLVGHWVKRNGKAMENYNPANLDREMLLSLYERYGGDMVKGKLDNMANSTGLLAGTTEDPKTIDDWWRCGIERAEDIRDLFVKNFYFGCEADDPGNASAFDAKRNPFGARLRAIFSSDIGHWDVPDMTEVTEEAYELVEHGLITQEDFRDFVFTNPVELWCGMNPDFFKGTRVESDVKKALAAK